In the Corythoichthys intestinalis isolate RoL2023-P3 chromosome 12, ASM3026506v1, whole genome shotgun sequence genome, one interval contains:
- the tnfsf13b gene encoding tumor necrosis factor ligand superfamily member 13B has protein sequence MAVGSHLDLGMGRKEGEARRPSGLVLLLTLAVITSSSLSALSFYGLMVLRAEVKGLKSDMCLKRETVCGEQNMNNRKSSHSDPQHTLVLARKRRTISGTETSVSQSCLQLLANKSRKIFRKDFALEPYTGIPWQTGLRRGSSLEAVGDNIQVLEEGFYFVYSQVYYMDSRFAMGHVVIRRKRTVVGDEAQHVILFRCIQSMDSVYPYNTCYTGGVVKLEVGDQLELLIPRSSADVSLDGDATFVGAVQLL, from the exons ATGGCGGTTGGTTCGCATTTGGATCTTGGGATGGGCCGGAAGGAAGGTGAGGCCCGAAGGCCGTCTGGCCTGGTGCTCCTGCTCACGCTGGCTGTCATCACCTCGTCCTCTTTGTCGGCGCTCTCCTTTTACGGGCTGATGGTCCTCAGAGCTGAGGTGAAGGGTCTCAAATCCGATATGTGTCTCAAGAGGGAAACCGTGTGTGGAGAGCAG AATATGAATAATAGGAAAAGCAGTCACTCAGATCCTCAACACACATTGGTCCTTGCGAGGAAGAGGAGGACCATCTCTGGAACAGAAACATCAG TTTCACAGTCTTGTCTACAGTTGTTGGCGAACAAGAGTAGGAAAATTTTTAGGAAAG ATTTTGCACTGGAGCCATACACAGGCATACCTTGGCAGACTGGCCTAAGGAGAGGGTCTTCACTTGAAGCGGTTGGAGACAACATACAAGTCCTAGAGGAAGGCTTCTACTTTGTCTACAGTCAG GTGTACTACATGGACAGCCGCTTTGCAATGGGCCACGTGGTGATCCGCAGGAAGAGGACAGTGGTGGGTGATGAGGCTCAGCACGTGATCCTGTTCCGCTGCATCCAGAGCATGGATAGTGTGTACCCGTACAACACGTGTTACACAGGAG GTGTTGTGAAACTGGAAGTCGGGGACCAGTTGGAGCTGCTGATCCCCAGGTCCTCTGCTGACGTGTCACTGGATGGGGACGCCACCTTTGTAGGCGCTGTTCAGCTGCTTTAA